In one window of Rhodoligotrophos appendicifer DNA:
- a CDS encoding glycosyltransferase, with protein sequence MHGLASQPVAIGLPVAVPPPDNLEGGPHPGRVLHCITDLDIGGAECMLTQLLTSGSSAVRDSTVLSLMKPGRLKAAITQAGISVHSLDVPRGRLQLGKLAPLTRLIQRTHPRLIHGWMYHGNVAGTLGAMVGSCSAPVIWSIHHSLYDLRTEKSLTRRTVQLSALLSSRTSAIVYCSRVAAKQHEAAGFDPARSVIIYNGVDCSNFRPDWEAKGRLAQSLNIPPERMIIGSVGRCHPMKSQCDLVRSLAILLKQGYDVHGLFVGPGQPNGAAMKMACSIGLESRVSFRGEDAIIADIMPGLDIHAISSTWGEAFSCATAEAMASGVASVVTNIGDCPHVVGLTGIITSPGQPEALASALASLLDLSNDDRRQLGLKARERVVDNFSLAQYINQHTALYKRIFQDELSTKHR encoded by the coding sequence ATGCACGGGCTGGCAAGCCAACCGGTTGCGATAGGCCTTCCAGTCGCGGTGCCCCCTCCGGATAATCTCGAAGGAGGTCCTCACCCGGGCCGTGTACTACATTGCATCACCGACCTTGATATTGGGGGTGCGGAATGCATGTTAACTCAACTCCTCACGAGCGGCTCTTCTGCGGTCCGCGACAGCACGGTGCTTTCGCTAATGAAGCCAGGCCGGCTGAAGGCGGCGATTACCCAAGCTGGAATTTCAGTGCACAGTTTGGATGTTCCACGCGGACGTTTGCAGCTGGGAAAGTTGGCGCCCCTGACGCGACTCATCCAAAGGACCCATCCTCGTCTTATTCACGGGTGGATGTATCATGGGAACGTTGCCGGTACTTTAGGGGCGATGGTGGGATCCTGCTCTGCCCCCGTCATCTGGAGCATCCATCACTCACTGTATGATCTTCGTACTGAAAAATCACTGACGAGGCGGACTGTCCAGCTGTCTGCCCTTTTGTCGAGCCGAACCTCAGCCATAGTCTACTGCTCGCGAGTTGCCGCCAAACAGCATGAAGCGGCCGGCTTCGATCCTGCCCGCAGCGTGATCATCTACAATGGTGTCGACTGCTCTAACTTCAGGCCGGATTGGGAAGCGAAAGGCCGGCTAGCGCAAAGCTTAAACATACCTCCAGAGCGGATGATCATCGGAAGCGTGGGCCGATGTCATCCTATGAAAAGCCAGTGCGATCTTGTTCGATCACTCGCCATTCTTCTCAAGCAAGGTTACGACGTTCACGGCTTATTTGTTGGACCCGGTCAACCGAACGGGGCAGCCATGAAAATGGCATGCAGCATTGGCCTCGAAAGCAGGGTCAGTTTTAGAGGTGAAGACGCTATCATCGCTGACATTATGCCGGGCCTTGATATCCACGCTATCAGTTCGACGTGGGGAGAGGCTTTCTCGTGTGCCACGGCTGAAGCGATGGCCAGTGGGGTCGCCTCCGTTGTTACCAACATTGGAGACTGTCCACATGTTGTCGGGCTCACCGGAATAATAACATCTCCAGGACAGCCAGAGGCCTTAGCCAGTGCATTGGCCTCGTTGCTTGACCTTAGCAATGATGATCGCCGCCAGCTTGGTTTAAAAGCACGTGAGCGCGTCGTCGATAATTTCTCACTCGCGCAATATATCAACCAACATACTGCTCTTTATAAAAGAATTTTTCAGGACGAGCTTTCCACAAAGCACCGGTGA
- a CDS encoding sulfotransferase domain-containing protein — protein MANTIYDFTPFESGRLSTSYATASLGRRIKRISNAIAADSFLVSYPKSGRTWLRFILANYFALGSAFQERVDLSNMFSFVPNFDFDPIRGVQAFRTRAHSARIPLILATHQPYATAIFLRKPVIFLVRDPRDLMVSAYFHAQRQKHRFAGSLEEFLTHRDLGLPAFIKYLNGWAERLKYHRHIIVSYEQLSSNSEFSIARILEFLECPYNARRLVAALDCSSFDRMQAQERREGIPGHHYDRGDTEALRMRKGKVGGFSDYLSPSLIDFVESTCHRDLNIQAQELLVCTGWQANRLR, from the coding sequence TTGGCGAATACGATTTACGATTTTACGCCATTTGAATCTGGTCGGTTGTCTACGTCTTACGCAACCGCTTCTCTTGGGAGACGCATCAAACGAATCTCCAACGCGATTGCGGCTGACAGCTTTCTCGTTTCTTACCCAAAGTCAGGCCGAACATGGCTGCGCTTCATTCTAGCCAACTATTTTGCCTTGGGATCCGCCTTCCAAGAGAGGGTTGATCTCAGCAACATGTTCTCCTTTGTCCCAAACTTCGATTTCGACCCTATCAGAGGCGTGCAGGCATTCCGGACCAGGGCGCATAGCGCTAGAATTCCGCTAATCCTTGCAACGCATCAACCCTATGCAACGGCCATCTTCCTCAGGAAGCCCGTAATTTTCCTGGTTCGCGATCCGCGTGATCTTATGGTGTCGGCCTACTTTCATGCGCAGCGGCAGAAGCACAGGTTTGCGGGCTCACTTGAGGAATTTCTAACCCATAGAGATCTCGGGCTGCCAGCCTTCATCAAATATCTTAACGGATGGGCAGAGCGCCTGAAATATCACCGGCACATCATTGTCAGCTATGAGCAACTGTCATCCAATTCAGAATTCTCCATAGCGAGAATACTTGAGTTTCTTGAATGCCCGTACAACGCGCGCCGGCTCGTTGCTGCGCTCGATTGTTCCAGTTTCGACAGGATGCAGGCCCAGGAGCGCCGCGAAGGCATTCCAGGCCATCATTACGACCGCGGCGACACTGAAGCCTTGCGTATGCGGAAGGGAAAAGTGGGTGGATTTTCCGACTATCTAAGCCCTTCACTCATCGACTTTGTGGAAAGCACTTGTCACCGCGACCTGAACATCCAAGCTCAGGAGCTCTTGGTATGCACGGGCTGGCAAGCCAACCGGTTGCGATAG
- a CDS encoding class I SAM-dependent methyltransferase — MASSFNVHDAAGYEQLMGRWSKRLAPLFIEFAGIANGEKILDVGCGTGSLTFALANSAELREIKAIDYSPVFVEELTRRAKTNSNITVQQADACALPFESGTFDRALALLVLHFVPEAKRAIAEMRRVVRTGGVVAAAVWDHLGAMPSTRMAVDTIAALTPQGRELRTRYFFQPMMQPGEMKRAFIDQGLLDVSERQPMIRMDFQSFDDYWAPVAAGEGPLGKCVAAFDAQERPRIEAAVRDAYEAGRPDGPRSFASVAWACRGIAP; from the coding sequence ATGGCCTCAAGCTTCAATGTTCACGATGCGGCGGGATACGAACAGCTTATGGGGCGATGGAGCAAAAGACTCGCTCCTCTGTTCATTGAATTTGCGGGTATCGCGAATGGAGAGAAGATTCTCGATGTCGGGTGCGGAACTGGAAGCCTGACCTTCGCGCTCGCAAACTCAGCTGAACTTCGCGAAATCAAAGCCATCGACTATTCACCTGTCTTTGTCGAAGAATTGACCCGGCGAGCCAAGACAAACTCAAATATCACGGTCCAGCAGGCGGATGCCTGCGCTTTGCCATTCGAATCCGGGACATTTGATCGTGCTTTGGCTCTGCTCGTGCTGCACTTCGTGCCAGAAGCCAAGAGGGCAATTGCTGAGATGCGACGCGTCGTTCGGACAGGGGGCGTGGTCGCTGCGGCCGTATGGGACCATCTCGGTGCTATGCCAAGCACCCGGATGGCCGTTGATACAATAGCAGCGCTAACCCCTCAGGGTCGCGAGTTGCGCACCAGATATTTCTTCCAGCCGATGATGCAGCCGGGCGAGATGAAACGAGCCTTTATTGATCAGGGTCTACTGGATGTCTCAGAGAGACAGCCGATGATCCGAATGGACTTCCAAAGCTTTGATGATTATTGGGCGCCTGTCGCAGCTGGCGAAGGTCCACTTGGCAAGTGTGTTGCCGCGTTTGACGCTCAAGAAAGGCCTCGTATCGAGGCTGCCGTGCGAGATGCCTATGAAGCTGGCCGACCTGATGGCCCCCGTTCTTTTGCCAGCGTCGCGTGGGCCTGTAGGGGGATTGCTCCTTAG
- a CDS encoding response regulator yields MISPAGRPVSVVIADDHPLVLTALRDLIAVQSAFEVSGVASTGTEALDLILRTEANLAILDITMPGMSGIEVLQALNRSPSPARIIFLTATITDAQIVDAIVAGVWGILRKESAPDTLLDCLHTVSEMRKWLPPDLIQPALARRAERDRVQGSLTSREIQIAELIAEGHPNKVIARKLQVSEGTVKIHLHNIYQKLHMDNRTTLAAKALSWRDR; encoded by the coding sequence ATGATTTCACCAGCAGGAAGACCTGTTTCCGTCGTGATAGCAGACGATCATCCTCTGGTTTTGACGGCGCTTCGCGACCTCATCGCCGTTCAATCAGCCTTTGAAGTTTCTGGCGTAGCTTCAACCGGAACCGAGGCGTTGGACCTCATCCTGAGGACGGAAGCGAACCTCGCCATACTCGATATTACGATGCCGGGGATGAGTGGCATTGAGGTGCTGCAAGCTCTCAATCGCTCGCCATCACCAGCCCGCATTATCTTCCTTACCGCGACGATTACGGACGCGCAGATCGTCGACGCAATCGTCGCTGGCGTATGGGGTATTCTCCGAAAGGAGAGTGCGCCAGACACTTTGTTGGACTGCCTTCACACCGTTTCGGAAATGCGGAAGTGGCTACCGCCTGATCTAATACAGCCCGCTTTAGCCCGGCGAGCGGAGCGGGATCGGGTCCAAGGCTCTCTAACTTCCCGAGAGATTCAAATCGCGGAGCTGATTGCAGAGGGGCATCCCAACAAAGTCATTGCACGAAAACTTCAGGTTTCCGAAGGAACCGTGAAGATCCACCTGCACAATATCTATCAGAAGCTTCATATGGACAATCGCACAACCCTTGCGGCCAAGGCGCTGAGTTGGCGCGATCGCTAA
- a CDS encoding Zn-ribbon domain-containing OB-fold protein: MSEISKAPPPELFTLTTDQWTKPFWEAAAAHRLVAPKCGCCSTFRMPPTPFCPNCLSQALEWPELSGHGVLYSYTIVARAIIPEMAAHLPYVPALVELPDAGGVRLITNIVGAPLDALEIGCPVEVVWDDRPDGVSIPCFRLVRTD; the protein is encoded by the coding sequence ATGAGCGAGATTTCCAAAGCACCGCCCCCCGAGCTGTTCACTTTGACCACGGACCAGTGGACCAAGCCGTTCTGGGAGGCTGCCGCCGCCCATCGCCTGGTGGCGCCGAAATGCGGATGTTGCAGCACCTTCCGCATGCCGCCGACGCCGTTCTGCCCGAACTGCCTGTCGCAGGCGCTGGAGTGGCCGGAGCTGTCGGGACATGGTGTCCTCTACAGCTATACGATCGTGGCCCGTGCCATCATCCCGGAGATGGCGGCCCATCTGCCCTATGTGCCGGCGCTGGTCGAGCTGCCCGATGCCGGCGGGGTGCGGCTGATCACGAACATCGTCGGCGCGCCGCTGGATGCGCTGGAGATCGGATGCCCGGTGGAGGTGGTGTGGGACGACCGGCCCGACGGGGTCAGCATTCCCTGCTTCAGGCTGGTACGCACTGATTAA
- a CDS encoding MaoC family dehydratase, protein MDGESIDAFAHAIQSFNPLHLDGDWARANTHYPDRIAHGVMTSALMSKPIVQFCERFRVRTALLSTSAKYLRAVVIGDTVTTVVRLAAKDDEKRRIRFEVQARNQRGELVQTGEAIERAL, encoded by the coding sequence ATTGACGGGGAGTCAATCGACGCCTTTGCCCACGCCATCCAAAGTTTCAATCCGCTCCATTTGGACGGGGACTGGGCGCGGGCCAACACCCATTATCCGGATCGGATCGCGCATGGTGTCATGACGTCAGCGTTGATGTCGAAGCCCATCGTGCAATTCTGCGAGCGGTTTAGGGTACGCACTGCCTTACTGTCGACATCGGCCAAATACCTGAGGGCTGTTGTCATCGGCGATACAGTGACGACAGTGGTTCGTCTCGCAGCGAAGGACGACGAAAAGCGGCGAATTCGTTTCGAGGTGCAAGCCAGGAACCAGCGCGGCGAGCTAGTGCAGACGGGGGAAGCCATCGAAAGGGCGCTGTGA
- a CDS encoding thiolase C-terminal domain-containing protein has translation MTIRDKTAIAGLGSTPYYKRGTSLPQTLPELVCKAIIAAVDDAGLTVKDIDGFAYYSEGFDTPYLMETLGIPEIRYTATLTGSGGGSAGAVGLAASAIVSGMAETVVVVGGTQMAEQRFGSLMSAYPQTPENAFFSSAGLVGPGHMFALLARRHMHLYGTTREHFAEVAISTRLNAMRNPGAVMRKPMSRDDYFNAPMIADPCCLFDFCLETDGAIAVVVTSTERARDLRRDPVRILASTHGGGRDWGRALYWMNMPDEAFASGGHAPVARGLYAQAGVTPGDIDCAQIYDHFSPMVITQLEDYGFCGKGEGGPFVASGAIRYDGGSLPVNTDGGQLSAGYIWGMSHVREGVEQLRGTAVSQVADAELVLVTGGPSSLPVSGLILAK, from the coding sequence ATGACCATCCGCGACAAGACCGCCATCGCCGGGCTGGGATCAACGCCCTATTACAAGCGCGGCACGTCCCTGCCGCAGACGCTGCCCGAGCTTGTCTGCAAAGCGATCATCGCCGCGGTGGACGATGCCGGACTGACCGTCAAGGACATCGACGGGTTCGCCTATTATTCGGAAGGCTTCGATACGCCCTATCTCATGGAGACCCTGGGCATTCCCGAGATCCGCTATACGGCAACGCTGACGGGGAGCGGCGGCGGGTCGGCGGGGGCCGTGGGACTGGCGGCCTCGGCGATCGTCAGCGGCATGGCGGAGACGGTGGTCGTGGTGGGAGGCACGCAGATGGCCGAACAGCGTTTCGGCTCACTCATGTCGGCCTATCCGCAGACACCGGAAAACGCGTTCTTCTCATCGGCCGGATTGGTCGGGCCGGGGCATATGTTCGCTCTGCTGGCGCGCCGGCACATGCATCTCTATGGCACGACGCGGGAGCATTTTGCCGAGGTCGCGATCTCGACACGCCTCAACGCCATGCGCAACCCGGGCGCCGTGATGCGCAAGCCCATGAGCCGGGACGACTACTTCAACGCGCCGATGATCGCGGATCCGTGCTGCCTGTTCGATTTCTGCCTGGAGACGGATGGGGCGATCGCGGTGGTGGTGACGAGCACGGAGCGGGCCCGCGATCTCAGGCGCGATCCGGTGCGGATCCTGGCCAGCACCCATGGCGGCGGCCGCGACTGGGGCCGGGCCCTGTACTGGATGAACATGCCGGACGAGGCCTTCGCCTCGGGGGGGCACGCGCCGGTGGCGCGAGGCCTGTATGCGCAGGCCGGCGTCACGCCCGGCGACATCGACTGCGCGCAGATCTACGACCATTTCAGCCCGATGGTGATCACCCAGCTGGAGGATTACGGCTTCTGCGGAAAGGGCGAGGGTGGTCCCTTCGTGGCCAGCGGAGCCATTCGCTACGATGGCGGCTCACTGCCGGTGAACACGGATGGGGGCCAGCTCTCGGCGGGATATATCTGGGGCATGTCCCATGTCCGCGAAGGCGTCGAGCAGTTGCGCGGCACGGCGGTCAGCCAGGTGGCCGACGCGGAGCTGGTGCTGGTCACCGGCGGGCCCTCCTCGCTGCCGGTCTCCGGCCTCATCCTGGCGAAGTGA
- a CDS encoding sensor histidine kinase: MLETERTFRTTVEKRSSKFWITRSYLADLLFSSHPERLIAFGRLVFASIAIVAVYLDPTHPSRNIEVTFLILAAYLAFALGSAGSSLIRPPGETSQIVTHALDISTLCILVHFTDGLQSPFFAFLTFALLTGTMRWSWRGGLATVIVLEVSLIGLSWPDLDMSMSRDSDLNVLIMRSANLLVTAAMLGYFCAYRERSQYRLAKLASWPTTTAAQLDHPPLASSLSHAGEVLGASRVVVIWQDKDEPKVRIADWNGLNCSFSILLHPLSSSFDLASIPDLKNSSEHQRSVICLSQFSSLHFQGAVFVFGARDQSVDSRLLTEIIAAHIAAELERFALANEIASTARATERIRLARDMHDTVLQNLTAANLQIKNLASLVPHEVRAKLDDVSYLLLSQQQRIRHFVEGAERLKEPSEPIMIADQVRRFSSILAKQWECQIETTIKPEDFIVDQIFCSQILLLISEATANAVRHGRAKFVDLRIEKDGTNLHLCVRDNGRGLIDTPSKPIEFEPQSLKSRVRDLGGRLTFSPRDYGIELTIALPL; this comes from the coding sequence ATGCTTGAAACTGAACGGACATTCCGAACAACAGTGGAAAAAAGAAGTTCAAAATTCTGGATCACGCGATCCTATTTAGCTGATCTACTTTTTTCTTCGCATCCGGAGCGGTTGATCGCCTTTGGGCGCCTTGTTTTTGCCAGCATCGCTATTGTCGCTGTCTATCTCGACCCAACCCACCCTTCTCGAAACATAGAGGTGACTTTTCTTATTCTCGCGGCTTACCTAGCTTTCGCGCTTGGGTCGGCGGGCTCATCTCTTATTCGTCCCCCAGGTGAGACCAGCCAAATCGTCACCCATGCCCTTGACATCAGCACCCTGTGCATCCTGGTCCACTTCACCGACGGGCTGCAGAGTCCATTTTTTGCATTTCTTACATTTGCATTGTTGACCGGCACGATGCGTTGGAGCTGGCGCGGCGGGCTTGCGACAGTGATCGTCCTGGAAGTATCCCTCATCGGTTTGAGTTGGCCTGATCTGGACATGTCGATGAGCAGAGATTCAGATCTAAATGTATTGATTATGCGCAGTGCAAACCTGCTGGTTACGGCGGCTATGCTAGGATACTTCTGCGCCTATCGAGAACGCAGCCAATATCGTTTGGCGAAGCTTGCATCTTGGCCGACGACGACAGCCGCTCAGCTAGATCACCCTCCCCTGGCAAGCTCCTTGAGCCATGCTGGCGAAGTTCTTGGGGCTTCTCGAGTGGTCGTGATCTGGCAGGACAAAGATGAGCCCAAAGTTCGTATCGCAGATTGGAATGGCTTGAATTGTAGCTTTTCCATTTTGCTGCACCCGCTGTCGTCCTCGTTCGACCTGGCAAGCATCCCGGATCTAAAGAATTCCTCTGAACATCAGCGATCTGTAATTTGTCTCTCCCAGTTCAGCAGTTTGCATTTCCAGGGTGCCGTCTTCGTCTTTGGTGCTCGGGACCAAAGTGTGGATAGCCGTTTGCTTACAGAGATCATTGCCGCCCACATAGCCGCGGAGCTGGAGCGCTTTGCTCTCGCAAACGAAATCGCTTCTACGGCGCGGGCGACAGAACGAATTCGCCTAGCACGAGACATGCACGACACCGTCCTGCAAAATTTAACCGCCGCCAATTTGCAGATAAAGAATCTGGCATCCCTTGTGCCTCATGAAGTTCGAGCAAAGCTTGACGATGTCTCTTACCTTCTTTTGAGCCAGCAGCAAAGAATCCGTCACTTCGTCGAAGGTGCAGAGCGACTAAAGGAGCCGTCCGAGCCAATTATGATTGCTGATCAGGTTCGAAGATTTTCTTCGATATTGGCAAAGCAGTGGGAATGTCAGATTGAAACAACGATTAAACCTGAAGACTTCATCGTTGATCAGATTTTTTGTTCACAGATCCTCCTTCTCATTTCGGAAGCTACCGCAAATGCAGTCCGTCACGGACGAGCGAAGTTCGTTGATTTGCGCATAGAGAAGGATGGCACGAACCTTCATCTCTGCGTGCGCGATAATGGCCGAGGTTTGATAGACACACCGAGCAAACCGATTGAGTTTGAGCCACAATCTCTAAAATCGCGGGTTCGTGACCTCGGCGGCCGTCTCACATTTTCACCGCGCGATTATGGCATCGAGCTTACAATTGCGTTGCCGCTATGA